A single genomic interval of Solimonas sp. K1W22B-7 harbors:
- the mrdA gene encoding penicillin-binding protein 2: MALSSIKNLQRERQAFLARAVVGTVFCLLGTALLIVRLFDLQILQNEYFQTRANENRMRVMPVAPVRGLIYDRHGALLAQNKPAFVLEVIPEQVEDMPGLLKRLTGVVQLTDQDIGRFKERVRKTPRYRPVPLRNNLTMEELARYEVDRHAFRGVDVSAGLTRNYPLGVSGAHIVGYVGGITESELKEAAENTYEGLSLIGKTGVEKSSEDTLRGESGAKIIEANAYGRPLRELDYRRGYPGRNLYLSIDAKVQLVAEQALGELDGAVVALDPRSGEIIALVSKPGFDPHLFIEGIDYKTYSVLSNDPKRPLFNRALQGTYPPGSTVKPAMAIAGLEYGVVTPDDGVYCRGEISLPGSSRKYRCWKRSGHGFQDMVGGVMRSCDVYFYELAIKLGIDRMHDSMTRLGLGHKTGVDLPLEKSGLFPSREWKLKRRKEQWYPGETLNVGIGQGYTSVTPLQLAQMTARIAMRGKGFKPHVVYATQDAITRQVTPVPPVPLDPIELKDNRNWQRVIDAMIGVAHGVGGTAARIGRDSPYQIAAKTGTAQVAAMRQDEKKARSLESTPLHLRDHALFVAFAPADDPKIAVAVIAEHAGHGGSIAAPIARQVMDMYLLGEVRYNAGAAAPAAAVATPEPDADGHVHEVEVED, encoded by the coding sequence ATGGCCCTGAGTTCCATCAAGAACCTGCAACGCGAGCGCCAGGCCTTCCTGGCCCGCGCAGTGGTGGGCACCGTCTTCTGCCTGCTGGGCACCGCCCTGCTGATCGTGCGCCTGTTCGACCTGCAGATCCTGCAGAACGAATACTTCCAGACCCGCGCCAACGAGAATCGCATGCGCGTGATGCCGGTGGCGCCGGTGCGCGGCCTGATCTACGACCGCCACGGCGCGCTGCTGGCGCAGAACAAGCCGGCCTTCGTGCTGGAAGTGATCCCCGAGCAGGTCGAGGACATGCCCGGCCTGCTCAAGCGCCTGACCGGCGTGGTGCAGCTCACCGACCAGGACATCGGCCGCTTCAAGGAGCGCGTGCGCAAGACGCCGCGCTACCGCCCGGTGCCGCTGCGCAACAACCTGACCATGGAGGAGCTGGCGCGCTACGAGGTGGACCGCCACGCCTTCCGCGGCGTCGATGTGTCGGCCGGCCTGACGCGCAACTACCCGCTGGGCGTCTCCGGGGCGCATATCGTCGGCTATGTCGGCGGCATCACCGAGAGCGAACTCAAGGAAGCGGCCGAGAACACCTACGAGGGCCTGTCGCTGATCGGCAAGACCGGGGTCGAGAAGAGCTCCGAGGACACGCTGCGCGGCGAATCCGGCGCCAAGATCATCGAGGCCAACGCCTATGGCCGGCCGCTGCGCGAACTGGACTATCGCCGCGGCTACCCCGGACGCAATCTCTACCTGAGCATCGACGCCAAGGTGCAGCTGGTGGCGGAGCAGGCGCTGGGCGAACTCGACGGCGCGGTGGTGGCGCTGGACCCGCGCTCCGGCGAGATCATCGCCCTGGTCAGCAAGCCGGGCTTCGACCCGCACCTGTTCATCGAGGGCATCGACTACAAGACCTACAGCGTCCTGTCCAACGATCCCAAGCGGCCGCTGTTCAACCGCGCGCTGCAGGGCACCTATCCGCCGGGCTCGACGGTCAAGCCGGCGATGGCGATCGCGGGGCTGGAATACGGCGTGGTGACACCGGACGACGGCGTCTACTGCCGCGGCGAAATCAGCCTGCCCGGCTCCAGCCGCAAGTACCGCTGCTGGAAGCGCAGCGGCCACGGTTTCCAGGACATGGTCGGCGGCGTCATGCGCTCCTGCGACGTCTACTTCTACGAACTGGCCATCAAGCTGGGCATCGACCGCATGCATGACTCGATGACGCGCCTGGGCCTGGGCCACAAGACCGGGGTGGACCTGCCCCTGGAGAAGTCCGGCCTGTTCCCCTCGCGCGAGTGGAAGCTCAAGCGCCGCAAGGAGCAGTGGTATCCGGGCGAGACGCTCAACGTCGGCATCGGCCAGGGCTACACCTCGGTGACACCGCTGCAACTGGCGCAGATGACGGCGCGCATCGCGATGCGCGGCAAGGGCTTCAAGCCGCATGTGGTCTACGCCACCCAGGATGCGATCACGCGCCAGGTGACGCCCGTGCCGCCGGTGCCGCTGGACCCGATCGAGCTGAAGGACAACCGCAACTGGCAGCGCGTGATCGACGCCATGATCGGCGTGGCGCATGGCGTCGGCGGCACGGCGGCGCGCATCGGCCGCGATTCGCCCTACCAGATCGCGGCCAAGACCGGCACGGCCCAGGTCGCGGCGATGCGCCAGGACGAGAAGAAGGCGCGCTCCCTGGAGTCGACGCCGCTGCACCTGCGCGACCACGCGCTGTTCGTCGCCTTCGCGCCGGCCGACGATCCGAAGATCGCGGTGGCCGTGATCGCCGAGCACGCCGGCCACGGCGGCTCCATTGCCGCGCCGATCGCGCGCCAGGTGATGGACATGTACCTGCTGGGCGAGGTGCGCTACAACGCCGGCGCGGCCGCGCCAGCCGCCGCGGTGGCCACGCCGGAACCCGACGCCGACGGGCATGTCCACGAAGTGGAGGTAGAAGACTAG
- a CDS encoding lytic murein transglycosylase — MRLPLALVPLLLLCSSAAHADYSGHPKAAPLLERLRETHGFSARDLDMVRGALAQAQRLPQLVEMEQKAPERTETWTRYSARIDESRITGGLALLRDYQPFLDRAEEEFGVPPAVIAAIMGIETRYGRITGNIRVLDALATQGFEHPTRSVFFSSELEQFFVFCRDFRKDPTSIRGSYAGAMGAAQFMPSNYLRLSLDYDGSGGRDLWTLPDAIGSIGLYFNRYRPSQAWRRGEPLVIPARLLAPLPPGTEVNGKATAYNAGALLRAGWLAVDVELPPDTPVGIIQLPLDDGRYEYWLALHNFYTVMTYNPRTFYAMAVTQLAQRIQQRLAAEAP; from the coding sequence ATGCGCCTCCCCCTCGCGCTGGTTCCGCTGTTGCTGCTCTGCTCCTCGGCTGCCCACGCCGACTACAGCGGCCATCCCAAGGCGGCGCCCCTGCTGGAGCGGCTGCGCGAAACCCACGGCTTCAGCGCCCGCGACCTCGACATGGTGCGCGGCGCCCTGGCACAGGCCCAGCGCCTGCCGCAGCTGGTGGAGATGGAGCAGAAGGCGCCCGAGCGCACCGAGACCTGGACGCGCTACTCGGCCCGCATCGACGAAAGCCGCATCACCGGCGGCCTGGCCCTGCTGCGCGACTACCAGCCCTTCCTCGACCGTGCCGAGGAGGAGTTCGGCGTGCCGCCGGCCGTGATCGCGGCCATCATGGGTATCGAGACCCGCTACGGCCGCATCACCGGCAACATCCGCGTGCTGGACGCCCTGGCCACGCAGGGTTTCGAGCACCCCACCCGCTCGGTGTTCTTCTCCAGCGAGCTGGAACAGTTCTTCGTGTTCTGCCGTGACTTCCGCAAGGACCCGACCAGCATCCGCGGCTCCTACGCCGGCGCCATGGGCGCCGCCCAGTTCATGCCCAGCAACTACCTGCGCCTGAGCCTGGACTACGACGGCAGCGGCGGCCGCGACCTGTGGACGCTGCCGGACGCGATCGGCTCGATCGGCCTGTACTTCAACCGCTACCGGCCGTCACAGGCCTGGCGCCGCGGCGAGCCCCTGGTGATTCCCGCCCGCCTGCTGGCGCCGCTGCCGCCGGGCACCGAGGTCAACGGCAAGGCCACCGCCTACAACGCCGGGGCCCTGCTGCGCGCCGGCTGGCTCGCCGTCGACGTCGAGCTGCCGCCGGACACGCCGGTGGGCATCATCCAGCTGCCGCTGGACGATGGCCGCTACGAGTACTGGCTGGCGCTGCACAATTTCTACACCGTGATGACCTACAACCCACGCACCTTCTACGCCATGGCGGTGACGCAGCTGGCGCAGCGCATCCAGCAGCGCCTCGCGGCGGAGGCGCCGTGA
- the gatC gene encoding Asp-tRNA(Asn)/Glu-tRNA(Gln) amidotransferase subunit GatC: MSLSPDQIRQVAKLARLELNPSLTEAYAGQLSNILALVDQLSAAKTEGVGPMAHPLEMTQRLRPDAVSQPDQREAFQAIAPAVQDGLYLVPKVIE, encoded by the coding sequence ATGAGCCTTAGCCCAGACCAGATCAGGCAGGTCGCCAAGCTGGCGCGCCTGGAACTGAACCCCTCCTTAACCGAGGCCTATGCCGGCCAGCTGTCCAACATCCTGGCCCTGGTGGACCAGCTGTCGGCGGCGAAGACCGAAGGCGTCGGTCCCATGGCACATCCGCTGGAGATGACCCAGCGCCTGCGCCCGGACGCCGTGAGCCAGCCCGACCAGCGCGAGGCCTTCCAGGCCATCGCCCCGGCGGTGCAGGACGGCCTGTACCTGGTACCCAAGGTCATCGAGTGA
- the rodA gene encoding rod shape-determining protein RodA produces MADLLESWHVDLWLLLLLSAVAGLGMFVIYSASGHSIPAVVNQAERFVLGLFVMTVVAQAPPEFYRMVAPWLYGLTVLLLLLVAAIGDHAMGAQRWLDLGFIRFQPSELMKLAMPMTLAAFLHHRRLPPRPLTLLAALVILGAPTMLIMVQPDLGTSMLVVAAGGFALFFAGLQWRWILGALAAVGAAAPLLWERLHDYQQKRILTLLDPESDPLGAGYHITQSKIAIGSGGLFGKGWLEGTQAKLEFLPEAHTDFIFAVFAEELGLITVLVLLTIYLCIVGRCLWIAVRAQDSFQRLLAASLGMTFFIYVFINIGMVIGLLPVVGVPLPLFSFGGTSMVSLLAGFGMLMSIHTHRKLLAN; encoded by the coding sequence CTGGCCGACCTGCTGGAAAGCTGGCATGTGGACCTGTGGCTGCTGCTGCTGCTCAGCGCCGTGGCCGGCCTGGGCATGTTCGTGATCTATTCGGCCTCCGGGCATTCGATCCCGGCGGTGGTCAACCAGGCCGAACGTTTCGTGCTGGGCCTGTTCGTGATGACCGTGGTGGCGCAGGCGCCGCCCGAGTTCTACCGCATGGTGGCGCCCTGGCTGTACGGCCTGACGGTGCTGCTGCTGCTGCTGGTGGCCGCTATCGGCGACCACGCGATGGGCGCGCAGCGCTGGCTGGACCTGGGCTTCATCCGCTTCCAGCCCTCGGAGCTGATGAAGCTGGCCATGCCGATGACGCTGGCCGCCTTCCTGCACCATCGCCGCCTGCCGCCGCGGCCGCTGACCCTGCTGGCCGCGCTGGTCATCCTGGGCGCGCCGACCATGCTGATCATGGTGCAGCCGGACCTGGGTACCTCGATGCTGGTGGTGGCCGCCGGCGGTTTCGCGCTGTTCTTCGCCGGCCTGCAATGGCGCTGGATCCTCGGCGCCCTGGCGGCGGTGGGTGCGGCGGCGCCGCTGCTGTGGGAGCGCCTGCACGACTACCAGCAGAAGCGCATCCTGACCCTGCTCGATCCGGAGAGCGATCCGCTGGGCGCCGGCTATCACATCACCCAGTCGAAGATCGCGATCGGCTCCGGCGGACTGTTCGGCAAGGGCTGGCTGGAAGGCACGCAGGCCAAGCTGGAATTCCTGCCCGAGGCGCATACCGACTTCATCTTCGCGGTGTTCGCCGAGGAACTGGGTCTGATCACCGTGCTGGTGCTGCTGACGATCTACCTGTGCATCGTCGGCCGCTGCCTGTGGATCGCGGTGCGCGCCCAGGACAGCTTCCAGCGCCTGCTGGCCGCCTCGCTGGGCATGACCTTCTTCATCTACGTGTTCATCAACATCGGCATGGTCATCGGCCTGCTGCCGGTGGTGGGCGTGCCGCTGCCGCTGTTCAGCTTCGGCGGCACCTCGATGGTGAGCCTGCTGGCGGGCTTCGGTATGCTGATGTCCATACACACACACCGCAAGCTCTTGGCGAACTGA
- a CDS encoding rod shape-determining protein, which yields MFDAVRRLFVNDLSIDLGTANTLVYVRDEGIVLNEPSVVAIRMDSRGAKKVEAVGIEAKQMLGRTPTNITTVRPLRDGVIADYTVTEKMLQHFIRKVTKGRMARPLTRVVVCVPYGSTQVERRAIRESVENAGARKVWVIEEPIAAALGAGIPIGEARGSMVVDIGGGTSEVAVISLNGIVYAESVRIGGDKFDEAIVSYVRRQYNMLIGEATAERIKIQIGTAFPGHEVQEIDVVGRHLAAGVPRNFTMNSNEILDALQEPLSGIVKAVKQALERTPPELGSDVAERGIVLTGGGALLRDLDKLISEETGLPVIIADDPLTCVARGGGMVLDMLDRQGDFYSLD from the coding sequence ATGTTCGACGCCGTTCGCCGTTTGTTCGTAAACGACCTTTCCATCGACCTCGGCACGGCCAACACGCTGGTTTACGTGCGTGACGAAGGCATCGTGCTGAACGAGCCCTCGGTGGTCGCGATCCGCATGGATTCCCGCGGCGCCAAGAAGGTCGAGGCCGTGGGCATCGAGGCCAAGCAGATGCTCGGCCGCACCCCCACCAACATCACCACCGTACGCCCGCTGCGCGACGGCGTGATCGCCGACTACACCGTCACGGAGAAGATGCTGCAGCACTTCATCCGCAAGGTCACCAAGGGCCGCATGGCGCGCCCCCTGACCCGCGTGGTGGTCTGCGTGCCCTACGGCTCCACCCAGGTGGAACGCCGCGCCATCCGTGAATCGGTCGAGAACGCCGGCGCGCGCAAGGTCTGGGTCATCGAAGAGCCGATCGCCGCCGCCCTGGGCGCCGGCATCCCCATCGGCGAAGCCCGCGGCTCGATGGTGGTCGACATCGGCGGCGGCACCTCCGAGGTCGCCGTGATCTCGCTCAACGGCATCGTCTATGCCGAGTCGGTCCGCATCGGCGGCGACAAGTTCGACGAGGCCATCGTTTCCTACGTGCGCCGCCAGTACAACATGCTGATCGGCGAGGCCACGGCCGAGCGCATCAAGATCCAGATCGGCACCGCCTTCCCGGGCCACGAGGTCCAGGAAATCGACGTCGTCGGCCGCCACCTGGCCGCCGGCGTGCCGCGCAACTTCACGATGAACTCCAACGAGATCCTCGACGCCCTGCAGGAGCCGCTGTCCGGCATCGTCAAGGCGGTCAAGCAGGCCCTGGAGCGCACCCCGCCGGAACTGGGCTCCGACGTCGCCGAGCGCGGCATCGTGCTGACCGGCGGTGGCGCCCTGCTGCGCGACCTCGACAAGCTGATCTCCGAGGAAACCGGCCTGCCGGTGATCATCGCCGACGACCCGCTGACCTGCGTGGCGCGCGGTGGCGGCATGGTGCTGGACATGCTGGATCGCCAGGGCGACTTCTACTCGCTCGACTGA
- the gatB gene encoding Asp-tRNA(Asn)/Glu-tRNA(Gln) amidotransferase subunit GatB: MEWEVVIGLEVHCQLSTKTKIFSGAATAYGAAPNTQADPVTLGFPGVLPVLNGAGLKMAIKFGLAVDAQVAERSVFARKHYFYPDLPKGYQISQYELPIVQGGHLDIELGDGSTKRIGITRAHMEEDAGKSVHDAYAGLSGIDLNRAGTPLLEIVSEPDLRSSAEAVAYLKKLHQLVVYLGICDGNMQEGSFRCDCNVSVRPRGQEQFGTRTETKNVNSFRYVEKAIEYEITRQIDEIEAGRKIVQETRLFNPDTGETKSMRSKENANDYRYFPDPDLLPVVVTAEDIEGVRATMPELPEAKRNRFAEQYGLSKYDAGVLTGEAALADYYEAVVRTSGGDPKSCANWVITDLLGALNKLGKEIGDSPVTAPMLAGLVARIADKTISGKIAKDVFEAMLAGEGDADSIIKAKGLVQITDESAIVKAIEEVMAKNPGQLAEYRSGKDKLFGFFVGQAMKATQGKANPDALNRLLKEKLAP, encoded by the coding sequence ATGGAATGGGAAGTAGTCATCGGGCTGGAAGTGCACTGCCAGCTCAGCACGAAAACGAAGATTTTCTCCGGCGCCGCCACCGCCTACGGCGCGGCCCCCAACACCCAGGCCGATCCGGTCACGCTGGGCTTTCCCGGCGTGCTGCCGGTGCTCAACGGCGCAGGCCTGAAGATGGCGATCAAGTTCGGCCTGGCGGTGGACGCGCAGGTGGCCGAACGCAGCGTGTTCGCGCGCAAGCACTATTTCTACCCCGACCTGCCCAAGGGCTACCAGATCTCGCAGTACGAGCTGCCGATCGTGCAGGGCGGGCATCTGGACATCGAGCTGGGCGACGGTTCCACCAAGCGCATCGGCATCACCCGCGCGCACATGGAAGAGGACGCCGGCAAGTCGGTGCATGACGCCTACGCGGGCCTGTCGGGCATCGACCTCAACCGTGCCGGCACGCCGCTGCTGGAGATCGTCTCCGAGCCGGACCTGCGTTCCTCGGCCGAGGCCGTGGCCTATCTCAAGAAGCTGCACCAGCTGGTGGTGTATCTCGGCATCTGCGACGGCAACATGCAGGAAGGCTCGTTCCGCTGCGACTGCAACGTCTCCGTGCGCCCGCGCGGCCAGGAGCAGTTCGGCACGCGCACCGAGACCAAGAACGTCAACTCCTTCCGCTACGTCGAGAAGGCGATCGAGTACGAAATCACGCGCCAGATCGACGAGATCGAAGCCGGCCGCAAGATCGTGCAGGAGACGCGTTTGTTCAACCCGGACACGGGTGAGACGAAGTCGATGCGCAGCAAGGAAAACGCCAACGACTACCGCTACTTCCCGGACCCCGACCTGCTGCCGGTGGTGGTCACCGCCGAGGACATCGAGGGCGTGCGCGCCACCATGCCGGAACTGCCGGAGGCCAAGCGCAACCGCTTCGCCGAGCAGTACGGCCTGTCGAAGTACGACGCCGGCGTGCTGACCGGTGAAGCCGCGCTGGCCGACTACTACGAAGCCGTGGTGCGGACCTCCGGCGGCGATCCCAAGAGCTGCGCCAACTGGGTCATCACCGACCTGCTCGGCGCGCTCAACAAGCTGGGCAAGGAGATCGGCGATTCGCCGGTGACCGCGCCGATGCTGGCGGGCCTGGTCGCGCGCATCGCCGACAAGACCATCTCCGGCAAGATCGCCAAGGACGTGTTCGAGGCGATGCTGGCGGGCGAGGGCGACGCGGATTCCATCATCAAGGCCAAGGGCCTGGTGCAGATCACCGACGAGTCGGCCATCGTCAAGGCGATCGAGGAGGTCATGGCGAAGAACCCGGGACAGCTGGCGGAGTACCGCTCCGGCAAGGACAAGCTGTTCGGCTTCTTCGTCGGCCAGGCCATGAAGGCGACGCAGGGCAAGGCCAATCCCGATGCCCTGAACCGCCTGCTGAAGGAAAAGCTGGCCCCGTGA
- the mreC gene encoding rod shape-determining protein MreC encodes MNTTLYDNHRRPLFPRGPGVGLRAFFLMLCALGLIVSDYRNDGLNPVRGSVEWLLTPVVWMASVPSRMLQAAGDIDTRGSLERENADLKQKQLLLESRLQKIEALEAENRRIRELLSSAGQLQERVLIAEIISVNQDPYRHQITLNKGERQGVYRGQALVDAHGVMGQVTEIAPGSSKALLITDPDHGIPVEINRSGLQTIAVGRGDGKGLRLPFLPSNVDIRVGDLLVSSSLGGRFPSGYPVGQVYEVKHVAGEHFMEAYAYPAARLNQGRQALLVWVEDALSPPSATPSPAAAPATGTPPAIAPAAAPAARPATTPPAAVPAPRPATPPAAPATGTGR; translated from the coding sequence TTGAACACGACCCTGTACGACAACCACCGTCGTCCTTTGTTCCCCAGGGGACCGGGCGTGGGTCTGCGTGCGTTCTTCCTGATGCTTTGCGCGCTGGGCCTGATCGTCAGCGACTACCGCAATGACGGGCTGAACCCGGTACGCGGCTCGGTGGAGTGGCTGCTGACGCCGGTGGTGTGGATGGCCTCGGTGCCCTCGCGCATGCTGCAGGCGGCCGGCGACATCGATACCCGGGGCTCGCTGGAACGCGAGAATGCCGATCTCAAGCAGAAGCAGCTGCTGCTGGAATCGCGGCTGCAGAAGATCGAGGCGCTGGAAGCGGAGAACCGCCGCATCCGCGAGCTGCTGTCCTCGGCCGGCCAGCTGCAGGAACGCGTGCTGATCGCCGAGATCATCAGCGTCAACCAGGACCCCTACCGCCACCAGATCACCCTCAACAAGGGCGAGCGACAGGGCGTCTACCGCGGCCAGGCCCTGGTCGATGCGCATGGCGTGATGGGCCAGGTCACCGAGATCGCCCCGGGCAGTTCCAAGGCCCTGCTGATCACCGACCCCGACCACGGCATCCCGGTGGAGATCAACCGCTCCGGCCTGCAGACCATTGCCGTGGGCCGTGGCGACGGCAAGGGCCTGCGCCTGCCCTTCCTGCCGAGCAATGTCGACATCCGCGTCGGCGACCTGCTGGTGTCCTCGTCGCTGGGGGGGCGCTTCCCCTCCGGCTACCCGGTAGGCCAGGTCTACGAGGTCAAGCACGTCGCCGGCGAGCACTTCATGGAAGCCTATGCCTACCCGGCGGCCCGGCTGAACCAGGGCCGCCAGGCCCTGCTGGTCTGGGTCGAGGATGCCCTGTCGCCTCCCTCGGCCACGCCGTCGCCCGCCGCCGCGCCCGCCACCGGCACCCCGCCCGCCATCGCGCCGGCTGCTGCACCTGCCGCGCGCCCGGCGACAACGCCCCCCGCCGCCGTGCCCGCACCACGCCCTGCCACACCGCCTGCCGCCCCGGCCACGGGCACCGGCCGATGA
- the gatA gene encoding Asp-tRNA(Asn)/Glu-tRNA(Gln) amidotransferase subunit GatA has protein sequence MHTLSIKQLAEALRARTFSSRELTQHYLKRIETLDPQLNSFITVTADQALAAADAADARLARGEGGPLTGIPLGQKDIFCTTGVRTSCASRMLDKFVSPYDATIVKKLQAEAGMPMLGKLNMDEFAMGSSNETSWYGPVKNPWDVSRVPGGSSGGSVAAVAAGLAPVATATDTGGSIRQPAALTNLTGIKPTYGRVSRYGMIAFASSLDQAGVVARSAEDAAQVLQAMSGFDPLDSTSMDRPVDDLVAPLGQSIQGLRVGLPREYFADGLDAGVRACIDAAIAELKKLGATFTEVSLPNSPLSVPTYYVVAPAEASSNLARFDGVRYGHRAEGVKNLEELYERSRGEGFGAEVQRRIMIGTYVLSHGYYDAYYLQAQKVRRLIYDDFRRAFEQVDVILGPTATDVAFKLGSKTDDPVAMYLNDIYTIAANLAGIPAMSLPCGFKDGLPVGMQLMGNFFGEAKLLNVAHQYQLATDWHTRRPAAFV, from the coding sequence ATGCATACCCTGTCGATCAAGCAGCTGGCCGAGGCCCTGCGGGCGAGGACGTTTTCCTCCCGCGAGCTGACCCAGCACTACCTCAAGCGCATCGAGACCCTCGATCCGCAGCTGAACAGCTTCATCACCGTCACCGCCGACCAGGCGCTGGCCGCGGCCGACGCCGCGGACGCCCGCCTGGCCCGCGGCGAGGGCGGCCCACTCACCGGTATCCCATTGGGCCAGAAGGATATTTTCTGCACCACCGGGGTGCGGACCTCCTGCGCCAGCCGTATGCTCGACAAGTTCGTCTCGCCCTACGACGCGACGATCGTGAAGAAGCTGCAGGCCGAGGCCGGCATGCCCATGCTGGGCAAGCTGAACATGGACGAGTTCGCCATGGGCTCCTCCAACGAGACCAGCTGGTACGGCCCGGTGAAGAACCCCTGGGACGTCAGCCGCGTGCCCGGCGGCTCCTCCGGCGGCTCCGTGGCTGCCGTCGCGGCGGGCCTGGCCCCCGTGGCCACCGCCACCGACACCGGCGGCTCGATCCGCCAGCCCGCGGCGCTGACCAACCTCACCGGCATCAAGCCGACCTACGGCCGCGTGTCGCGCTACGGCATGATCGCCTTCGCTTCGAGCCTGGACCAGGCCGGCGTGGTGGCGCGCTCCGCCGAGGACGCCGCCCAGGTGCTGCAGGCCATGTCCGGCTTCGACCCGCTGGATTCCACCAGCATGGACCGCCCGGTCGATGACCTGGTGGCGCCGCTGGGCCAGTCGATCCAGGGCCTGCGCGTGGGCCTGCCCAGGGAATACTTCGCCGATGGCCTCGACGCCGGCGTGCGTGCCTGCATCGACGCCGCCATCGCCGAGCTGAAGAAGCTGGGCGCCACGTTCACGGAAGTCTCGCTGCCGAATTCGCCGCTGTCGGTGCCGACCTACTACGTCGTCGCCCCGGCCGAGGCCAGCTCCAACCTTGCGCGCTTCGACGGCGTGCGCTACGGCCACCGCGCCGAGGGCGTGAAGAACCTGGAAGAGCTGTACGAACGCAGCCGCGGCGAAGGCTTCGGCGCGGAAGTGCAGCGCCGCATCATGATCGGCACCTACGTGCTGAGCCATGGCTACTACGACGCCTACTACCTGCAGGCGCAGAAAGTGCGCCGCCTGATCTACGACGACTTCCGCCGCGCCTTCGAGCAGGTCGACGTGATCCTCGGCCCCACCGCCACCGACGTGGCCTTCAAGCTGGGCTCCAAGACCGACGATCCCGTGGCGATGTACCTCAACGACATCTACACCATCGCCGCCAACCTGGCCGGCATCCCCGCCATGAGCCTGCCCTGCGGCTTCAAGGACGGGCTGCCGGTGGGCATGCAGCTGATGGGCAATTTCTTCGGCGAGGCGAAACTGCTGAACGTCGCCCACCAGTACCAGTTGGCTACCGACTGGCACACCCGCCGGCCGGCGGCTTTCGTTTAA
- the mreD gene encoding rod shape-determining protein MreD encodes MTRMLFAGFLFSLLLALVLQMVVLPDWLAAARPLWIPLVLSYWALREPRISVLLPAFFAGICCDVLFGSVLGQHALGFVLVTYLVARLRAFFVLFPLWQATLALIPAWVVYAFLMFWIDGLTKHSGDAWLRWLPVVSTSLFWPLVYTLMELIRQPPEEE; translated from the coding sequence ATGACGCGCATGCTCTTCGCAGGCTTCCTGTTCAGCCTGCTGCTGGCCCTGGTGCTGCAGATGGTCGTCCTGCCGGACTGGCTGGCCGCGGCGCGGCCCCTGTGGATTCCCCTGGTCCTGTCCTACTGGGCGCTGCGCGAACCGCGCATCTCGGTGCTGCTGCCGGCCTTCTTCGCCGGCATCTGCTGCGACGTGCTGTTCGGCAGCGTGCTGGGCCAGCACGCCCTGGGCTTTGTGCTGGTGACCTACCTGGTGGCGCGCCTGCGCGCCTTCTTCGTGCTGTTTCCGCTGTGGCAGGCGACGCTGGCACTGATCCCGGCCTGGGTCGTCTACGCTTTCCTGATGTTCTGGATCGACGGCCTGACCAAGCACAGCGGCGATGCCTGGCTGCGCTGGCTGCCGGTGGTCTCGACCTCGCTGTTCTGGCCGCTGGTGTACACCCTGATGGAGCTCATCCGGCAGCCGCCGGAAGAGGAATAG